In one window of Onychomys torridus chromosome 7, mOncTor1.1, whole genome shotgun sequence DNA:
- the Scn2b gene encoding sodium channel subunit beta-2, with the protein MHRDAWLPRPAFSLTGLSLFFTLVPPGRSMEVTVPTSLSVLNGSDTRLPCTFNSCYTVNHKQFSLNWTYQECSNCSEEMFLQFRMKIINLKLERFGDRVEFSGNPSKYDVSVTLKNVQLEDEGIYNCYITNPPDRHRGHGKIYLQVLLEVPPERDSTVAVIVGASVGGFLAVVILVLMVVKCVRRKKEQKLNTDDLKTEEEGKTDGEGNVEDSAK; encoded by the exons ATGCACAGGGATGCCTGGCTACCTCGCCCTGCCTTCAGTCTCACGGGGCTCAGTCTGTTTTTCACTTTGG TTCCCCCAGGGCGGAGCATGGAAGTCACGGTCCCCACCTCTCTCAGTGTCCTCAATGGCTCTGATACCCGCCTGCCCTGTACCTTCAACTCCTGCTACACCGTGAACCACAAGCAGTTCTCTCTAAACTGGACTTACCAGGAGTGTAGCAATTGCTCGGAGGAGATG TTCCTCCAGTTCCGAATGAAGATCATTAACCTGAAGCTGGAGCGGTTTGGAGACCGTGTAGAGTTCTCAGGGAACCCAAGTAAGTATGATGTGTCAGTGACGCTAAAAAATGTGCAGCTGGAAGATGAAGGTATCTACAATTGCTACATCACCAACCCACCAGACCGCCACCGTGGCCATGGCAAGATCTACCTGCAGGTCCTTCTGGAAG tgCCCCCAGAGCGGGACTCCACGGTGGCAGTCATCGTGGGTGCCTCGGTGGGGGGCTTCCTGGCTGTGGTCATCTTGGTGCTGATGGTGGTCAAGTGTGTGAGGAGGAAAAAAGAGCAGAAGCTGAACACAGATGACTTGAAGACGGAGGAGGAGGGCAAGACGGATGGCGAGGGCAACGTAGAAGACAGTGCCAAGTAA